A genomic stretch from Bosea sp. F3-2 includes:
- a CDS encoding aldehyde dehydrogenase family protein, which translates to MAHELEFYIDGQWVKPSGSRTLGVVDPSNEEVFATIALGEQADVDKAVAAARAAFPAFAATSKAERLALMRRLAEAYKKRYDAIADILSREMGAPKELAHRAQAAMGTAHLAKMIETLENFEFEELRGTTLIAKEPIGVVGMITPWNWPLNQIMCKVAPALAAGCTMVLKPSEIAPLNALIFAEAMDEAGVPKGVFNLVNGDGPTVGEAISRHPGVDMVSFTGSTRAGILVAKAAADTVKRVHQELGGKSANIILDDADLKKSVKLGVESVMRNSGQSCNAPTRMFVPEKLHEEALAIAKQVAEPLKVGAPSADGVFLGPVVSEAQYEKVQRLIEAGIKEGATLVTGGPGRPEGLNRGYYVRPTVFGGVTDEMTIAREEIFGPVLSILPYKSDDEVVERANDTPYGLASYVQSGSQERARKVAAQMRSGNVYINYPAWDAGAPFGGYKQSGNGREYAAFGLEEFLEIKGTVGYAAA; encoded by the coding sequence AAGCCCTCCGGCAGCCGCACGCTCGGTGTGGTCGACCCGTCCAACGAAGAGGTCTTCGCCACCATCGCGCTCGGCGAGCAGGCTGATGTCGACAAGGCCGTCGCTGCGGCACGCGCCGCCTTCCCGGCCTTCGCCGCGACCTCCAAGGCCGAGCGCCTCGCGCTGATGCGCCGCCTCGCCGAGGCCTACAAGAAGCGCTACGACGCCATCGCCGACATCCTGTCGCGCGAAATGGGCGCACCGAAGGAGCTGGCGCACCGGGCGCAGGCCGCGATGGGCACAGCGCATCTCGCCAAGATGATCGAGACGCTCGAGAATTTCGAGTTCGAGGAGCTGCGCGGCACCACCCTGATCGCCAAGGAGCCGATCGGCGTCGTCGGCATGATCACGCCGTGGAACTGGCCGCTCAATCAGATCATGTGCAAGGTCGCCCCTGCCCTCGCCGCCGGCTGCACTATGGTGCTGAAGCCCTCCGAGATTGCGCCGCTCAACGCGCTGATCTTCGCGGAAGCGATGGACGAGGCCGGCGTGCCGAAGGGCGTGTTCAACCTCGTCAACGGCGACGGGCCGACGGTGGGCGAGGCGATCTCGCGCCATCCGGGCGTCGACATGGTCTCCTTCACCGGCTCGACGCGGGCCGGCATCCTCGTCGCCAAGGCGGCGGCGGATACCGTCAAACGCGTGCATCAGGAGCTCGGCGGCAAGTCCGCCAACATCATCCTCGACGATGCCGATTTGAAGAAGTCGGTGAAGCTCGGCGTCGAGAGCGTGATGCGCAACTCCGGCCAGTCCTGCAACGCGCCGACCCGGATGTTCGTGCCGGAGAAGCTGCATGAGGAAGCCCTCGCCATCGCCAAGCAGGTGGCCGAGCCGCTCAAGGTCGGCGCTCCCTCGGCGGACGGCGTGTTCCTCGGCCCGGTCGTCAGCGAGGCCCAGTACGAGAAGGTGCAGCGTCTGATCGAGGCCGGCATCAAGGAAGGCGCGACGCTGGTCACCGGCGGCCCCGGCCGTCCGGAAGGGCTGAACCGCGGCTACTATGTCCGCCCGACGGTCTTCGGCGGCGTCACCGACGAGATGACCATCGCCCGCGAGGAGATCTTCGGCCCGGTGCTCTCGATCCTGCCTTACAAGAGCGATGACGAGGTGGTGGAGCGCGCCAACGACACGCCCTACGGCCTGGCTTCCTACGTCCAGTCCGGCTCGCAGGAACGCGCCCGCAAGGTCGCGGCGCAGATGCGCTCGGGCAATGTCTACATCAACTACCCGGCCTGGGACGCGGGCGCGCCCTTCGGCGGCTACAAGCAGTCCGGCAACGGCCGCGAATACGCTGCTTTCGGCCTTGAGGAGTTCCTCGAGATCAAGGGCACGGTCGGCTACGCCGCAGCCTGA
- the mgrA gene encoding L-glyceraldehyde 3-phosphate reductase, with translation MVNPNRYDAMRYNRCGRSGLQLPALSLGLWQNFGETGSHANMREICRTAFDLGITHFDLANNYGPPPGSAETAFGEILQQDFAGYRDELVISTKAGYRMWPGPYGEWGSRKYLISSLDQSLKRMKLDYVDIFYSHRFDPNTPLEETMGALDAIVRQGKALYVGLSSYNSKRTQEAVAILRRLGTPCLIHQPSYSMLNRWIEQDGLLDTLDAEGIGSIVFSPLAQGMLTDKYLKGVPAGSRADKKAPSFREGFLSEDNIKHIAALNEIAKARGQSLAQMAISWVLRGGRVTSALIGASRPEQVMDCVAALQNPEFSAEELAAIDRHAVEGGINIWAASAER, from the coding sequence ATGGTCAATCCGAACCGCTATGACGCGATGCGCTACAATCGCTGCGGCCGCAGCGGGCTGCAGCTGCCGGCGCTCTCGCTCGGCCTCTGGCAGAACTTCGGCGAGACCGGCAGCCACGCCAACATGCGTGAGATCTGCCGCACCGCCTTCGACCTCGGCATCACCCATTTCGACCTCGCCAATAATTACGGGCCACCGCCCGGCTCGGCCGAGACCGCCTTCGGCGAGATCCTGCAACAGGACTTTGCCGGCTATCGCGACGAACTCGTCATCTCGACCAAGGCCGGCTACCGGATGTGGCCCGGCCCCTATGGCGAATGGGGCAGCCGCAAATACCTGATCTCCAGCCTCGACCAGAGCCTGAAGCGGATGAAGCTCGACTATGTCGACATCTTCTATTCCCATCGCTTCGACCCGAACACGCCGCTGGAGGAGACGATGGGCGCGCTCGACGCCATCGTCCGTCAGGGCAAGGCGCTCTATGTCGGCCTCTCCTCCTACAATTCGAAGCGCACCCAGGAGGCCGTCGCGATCCTGCGCCGGCTGGGCACACCCTGCCTGATCCACCAGCCGAGCTATTCGATGCTCAATCGCTGGATCGAGCAGGACGGGCTGCTCGACACGCTCGATGCCGAGGGCATCGGTTCGATCGTGTTCTCGCCGCTGGCGCAGGGCATGCTGACGGACAAGTACCTCAAGGGCGTGCCGGCCGGCAGCCGCGCCGACAAGAAGGCGCCGTCCTTCCGCGAGGGCTTCCTCAGCGAGGACAACATCAAGCACATCGCGGCGCTGAACGAGATCGCCAAGGCACGTGGCCAGAGCCTCGCCCAGATGGCGATTTCCTGGGTGCTGCGCGGCGGACGGGTCACCTCGGCCTTGATCGGCGCGAGCCGGCCGGAACAGGTGATGGATTGCGTCGCGGCGCTGCAGAATCCGGAATTTTCGGCTGAGGAGCTGGCCGCCATCGACAGGCACGCCGTCGAGGGCGGCATCAACATCTGGGCGGCGTCAGCGGAGCGGTAA